The following proteins come from a genomic window of Pseudomonas hygromyciniae:
- a CDS encoding ABC transporter permease — protein MSRAEASPVALYHRVVVYLLFAILVLPLMGTLVYSLASSWSATILPAGFTFKWYVQLWSDPRFLHAFGQSLLVCVGALILSVVLILPLLFVVHYHFPKLDALMNILILLPFAVPPVVSSVGLLQLYGSGPLAMVGTPWILIGCYFTVALPFMYRAITNNLQAINLRDLMDAAQLLGASTWQAAILVVLPNLRKGLMVALLLSFSFLFGEFVFANILVGTRYETLQVYLNNMRNSSGHFTSAVVISYFLFVLLLTWAANFLNKDKSQ, from the coding sequence ATGTCTCGCGCTGAAGCCAGCCCCGTTGCCCTCTATCATCGCGTGGTGGTGTACCTGCTGTTCGCGATCCTGGTGCTACCGCTAATGGGTACCCTGGTGTACTCCCTCGCCAGCAGTTGGTCGGCGACCATCCTGCCCGCCGGCTTTACCTTCAAGTGGTATGTGCAGCTGTGGAGCGATCCGCGCTTTTTGCATGCCTTTGGCCAGTCGCTGCTGGTCTGCGTGGGTGCGCTGATCCTGTCGGTGGTGCTGATCCTGCCGCTGCTGTTCGTGGTGCATTACCACTTCCCCAAGCTCGATGCGCTGATGAACATCCTGATCCTGCTGCCCTTCGCCGTACCGCCAGTGGTGTCGTCGGTGGGGCTGTTGCAGTTGTATGGCTCGGGGCCGCTGGCGATGGTCGGTACGCCGTGGATCCTGATCGGCTGCTACTTCACCGTGGCGCTGCCGTTCATGTACCGCGCGATCACCAACAACCTGCAGGCAATCAACCTGCGTGACCTGATGGACGCCGCCCAACTACTCGGCGCCAGCACCTGGCAGGCGGCGATCCTGGTGGTGCTGCCCAACCTGCGCAAGGGCCTGATGGTGGCGTTGCTGCTGTCGTTCTCGTTCCTGTTCGGCGAGTTTGTGTTCGCCAATATCCTCGTCGGCACGCGCTACGAGACCTTGCAGGTGTACCTCAACAACATGCGCAACAGCAGCGGCCATTTCACCAGCGCCGTGGTCATTTCCTATTTCCTTTTCGTGCTGCTGCTCACCTGGGCCGCCAACTTCTTGAACAAGGACAAAAGCCAATGA
- a CDS encoding mechanosensitive ion channel family protein: MLARLFALPHCLLLCLLILLPIAPAQAVGLPGILGSTTKTQPQADVPLGQSLDEVIKTLENDQQRTKLLADLKKLREATKKAQPQAEQGVLGLIGGTLASLEQQLSGADSPLNRWSVEFDQAKTELAALMLPASEWLPIIFGFAMVLMLWSLLAAALIWLGHRVRLRFGLSEELPQHPKTWDMLRFALRKLGPWLIALVITVYLSYALPSSLGKSLAMVLAYALVVGTCFSAICVIAFSVLDGPHRHRALYILRHQAFRPLWLIGSFAAFGEALSDPRLTEALGIHLAHSAATVANVLAALSTGVFILRFRRPIAHLIRNQPLSRRLTRRALSDTIEIIGTFWYLPALLLVGISLFATFVSAGDTSTALRQSLLCTVLLVLCMVINGLVRRHSLKPQRGHKRHALYSERLKSFVYTLAHLVVWLVFIELGLRVWGWSLIRFTEGDGHEISVKLFGLAGTLLFAWLIWILSDTAIHHALTRSRKGLANARAQTMMPLIRNVLFVTIFIIASIVALANMGMNVTPLLAGAGVIGLAIGFGAQSLVADLITGLFIIIEDSLAIDDYVDVGGHLGTVEGLTIRTVRLRDIDGIVHTIPFSEIKSIKNYSREFGYAIFRVAVPASMDIDTAIKLMRDVGQKMRADPLQRRNIWSPLEFQGVESFESGNAILRARFKTAPIKQWEVSRAFNLSLKRHLDEAGMDLAMPRLSVQVVTAASGPQDAQVTSTPT; encoded by the coding sequence AACGACCAGCAGCGCACCAAGCTGCTGGCCGACCTGAAGAAGCTGCGCGAGGCCACGAAAAAGGCCCAGCCTCAGGCCGAGCAAGGGGTGCTGGGCCTCATCGGCGGCACCCTGGCCAGCCTCGAGCAACAGCTGTCCGGCGCCGACAGCCCGCTCAATCGCTGGTCCGTCGAGTTCGACCAGGCCAAGACCGAGCTGGCCGCACTGATGCTGCCCGCCAGCGAATGGCTACCGATCATCTTTGGCTTTGCCATGGTGCTGATGCTCTGGAGCCTGCTGGCGGCCGCGCTGATCTGGCTCGGCCATCGAGTGCGCCTGCGCTTTGGCCTCAGTGAAGAGCTGCCACAACACCCCAAGACCTGGGACATGCTGCGTTTTGCCCTGCGCAAACTCGGCCCATGGCTGATTGCGCTGGTGATCACTGTCTACCTGAGTTACGCCCTGCCCTCGTCCTTGGGCAAGTCCCTGGCGATGGTCCTGGCGTATGCGCTGGTGGTCGGCACCTGTTTTTCGGCGATCTGCGTCATTGCCTTTTCCGTGCTTGACGGCCCGCACCGCCACCGGGCCCTGTACATCCTGCGCCACCAGGCGTTTCGCCCGCTGTGGCTGATCGGCAGCTTCGCCGCCTTCGGCGAGGCGCTGAGCGACCCGCGCCTGACCGAAGCCCTGGGCATCCACCTGGCACACAGCGCGGCGACCGTCGCCAATGTCCTGGCGGCACTGTCCACCGGTGTGTTTATCCTGCGTTTTCGCCGGCCCATCGCGCACCTGATCCGCAACCAGCCACTGTCCCGGCGCCTGACCCGCCGTGCCTTGAGCGACACCATCGAGATCATCGGCACCTTCTGGTACCTGCCCGCGCTGCTGTTGGTGGGCATTTCGCTGTTTGCCACCTTCGTGTCCGCAGGCGATACCAGCACCGCCTTGCGCCAGTCATTGCTCTGCACGGTGTTGCTGGTGCTGTGCATGGTGATCAACGGCCTGGTGCGCCGCCACTCACTCAAGCCTCAACGTGGGCACAAGCGCCATGCGCTGTATTCCGAACGCCTGAAAAGTTTCGTCTACACCCTGGCCCACCTGGTGGTGTGGCTGGTGTTTATCGAGCTGGGCCTGCGGGTCTGGGGCTGGTCGCTGATCCGCTTTACCGAAGGCGACGGGCATGAAATCAGCGTCAAGCTGTTCGGCCTCGCGGGCACCCTGTTGTTCGCCTGGCTGATCTGGATCCTCAGCGACACCGCGATCCACCACGCCCTCACCCGCTCGCGCAAAGGCCTGGCCAATGCGCGGGCGCAGACCATGATGCCGTTGATCCGCAACGTGCTGTTCGTGACGATCTTTATCATCGCCTCCATCGTCGCCCTGGCGAACATGGGCATGAACGTCACGCCACTGCTGGCCGGTGCCGGCGTGATCGGCCTGGCCATCGGTTTTGGCGCGCAGTCACTGGTGGCGGACTTGATCACCGGCCTGTTCATCATCATCGAAGACTCCCTGGCCATCGATGACTATGTAGACGTCGGCGGCCACCTCGGCACCGTCGAAGGCTTGACCATCCGCACCGTGCGCCTGCGCGATATCGATGGCATCGTGCATACCATTCCGTTCAGCGAGATCAAGAGCATCAAGAACTACTCGCGGGAATTCGGCTATGCGATTTTTCGCGTGGCGGTGCCTGCCAGCATGGACATCGACACCGCGATCAAGCTGATGCGCGACGTCGGCCAGAAGATGCGCGCCGATCCGCTGCAGCGCCGCAATATATGGTCGCCCCTGGAGTTCCAGGGTGTAGAGAGTTTCGAGTCCGGCAACGCCATCCTGCGCGCGCGTTTCAAGACCGCGCCGATCAAGCAGTGGGAAGTGTCGCGGGCGTTCAATCTGTCGCTCAAGCGCCACCTGGATGAGGCCGGCATGGACCTGGCGATGCCGCGCTTGAGTGTGCAGGTGGTGACAGCGGCGAGTGGACCGCAGGACGCTCAGGTCACATCCACACCGACATGA
- a CDS encoding ABC transporter permease has translation MSSVIRGKWLAALCLVPFALFFIVFQIAPLFWVMVNSLQSEEFGWGLANFSKIFSSKFYLQAIKHSLEISFYSSIFGIIIAVLGSYSLRKVDSPLRNFVTAFANMTSNFSGVPLAFAFIILLGFNGSITIMLKQAGIIQDFNLYSKTGLIILYTYFQIPLGVLLLYPAFDALREDWRESAALLGANGWQYWRHIGLPVLTPALLGTFVILVANALGAYATVYALTTGNFNVLPIRIAAMVSGDISLDPNMASALAVILVALMTVVTVVHQLLLKRSYHVSR, from the coding sequence GTGAGTTCAGTGATCCGCGGCAAATGGCTGGCTGCCTTGTGCCTGGTACCTTTCGCCCTGTTTTTTATCGTGTTCCAGATCGCTCCGCTGTTCTGGGTAATGGTCAACAGCCTGCAATCGGAAGAGTTCGGCTGGGGCCTGGCCAACTTCAGCAAGATCTTCAGCTCCAAGTTCTACCTACAGGCGATCAAGCACAGCCTGGAGATCAGTTTCTACTCCAGCATCTTCGGCATCATCATCGCAGTGCTGGGCAGCTACTCGTTGCGCAAGGTGGATTCGCCGCTGCGCAATTTCGTCACAGCCTTTGCCAACATGACCAGCAACTTCTCCGGCGTGCCCCTGGCCTTTGCCTTCATCATCCTGCTGGGGTTCAACGGCAGCATCACCATCATGCTCAAGCAGGCCGGGATCATTCAGGACTTCAACCTGTACTCCAAGACCGGCCTGATCATTTTGTACACCTACTTCCAGATTCCTCTGGGCGTGTTGCTGCTGTACCCGGCCTTCGATGCCCTGCGCGAAGACTGGCGCGAGTCCGCAGCACTCTTGGGCGCCAATGGCTGGCAGTACTGGCGGCATATCGGCCTGCCGGTGCTGACGCCGGCGCTGCTGGGTACTTTCGTGATCCTGGTGGCCAATGCCCTGGGGGCCTATGCCACGGTGTACGCGTTGACCACCGGCAACTTCAACGTGCTGCCGATCCGCATCGCGGCGATGGTGTCCGGTGACATTTCCCTGGACCCGAACATGGCCAGCGCCCTGGCCGTGATCCTGGTGGCGCTGATGACCGTGGTCACCGTGGTCCATCAACTGCTGCTCAAGAGGAGCTACCATGTCTCGCGCTGA
- a CDS encoding UTRA domain-containing protein translates to MRDEATKAVTAIGLALQEQISHGLLSPASKLPAERKLSELFGTTRITVREALLQLEAQGQIYREERRGWFVSPPRLAYNLMQRSHFHAMVSAQGRVPCTEVISARLQPASAAVCAWLQLPALSSVIQICRRRRIDGRLVLYVEHYLNPQYFPGILACDLNQSMTELYARKYDLHYGRVRFEIVPTSLQVEAAAALKVSAGSPGLRIARVNYDQHQRLIDCDLEFWRHDAIHVGVDVT, encoded by the coding sequence ATGCGTGATGAGGCAACCAAAGCGGTGACAGCCATCGGCCTGGCGCTGCAAGAGCAGATCAGCCACGGTTTATTGAGCCCGGCGAGCAAATTGCCGGCCGAGCGCAAACTCAGTGAGTTGTTTGGTACCACCCGCATCACCGTGCGCGAGGCTTTGCTGCAACTGGAAGCCCAGGGCCAGATCTACCGCGAGGAACGCCGTGGCTGGTTCGTTTCGCCACCCCGGCTGGCCTACAACCTGATGCAGCGCAGCCACTTCCACGCCATGGTCAGCGCTCAGGGGCGGGTGCCTTGCACTGAAGTCATATCGGCACGCCTGCAACCGGCCTCGGCGGCTGTTTGCGCGTGGCTGCAACTGCCGGCGCTATCGAGCGTGATCCAGATCTGCCGCAGGCGGCGTATTGATGGGCGGTTGGTGTTGTATGTCGAGCACTACCTCAACCCTCAGTATTTTCCGGGGATCCTGGCGTGTGACCTGAACCAGTCGATGACCGAGTTGTACGCCCGCAAGTACGACCTGCATTACGGGCGCGTGCGCTTCGAAATTGTGCCGACTTCATTACAGGTGGAAGCGGCAGCAGCCCTGAAGGTCTCGGCAGGCAGCCCCGGGCTGCGAATCGCCCGGGTCAATTACGATCAACATCAGCGCCTGATTGATTGCGACCTGGAGTTCTGGCGCCATGATGCGATTCATGTCGGTGTGGATGTGACCTGA
- a CDS encoding alkaline phosphatase family protein, which translates to MKHNVILVVLDGLNYEVARHAMGHLQAYAGAGRAALYKLECELPALSRPLYECILTGVPPIDSGIVHNHVSRLSNQRSIFHYARAAGLTTAAAAYHWVSELYNRSPFIATRDRHTDDKDLAIQHGHFYWSDHYPDTHLFADAESLRLKHAPNFLLVHPMNIDDAGHKHGLDTAQYRNSARTADIILADYLQGWLDAGYQVLVTADHGMNNDRSHNGLLPEEREVPLFVLGDAFSLDPKAQPRQTDICGTVCALLGVAHEKPVCQELLK; encoded by the coding sequence ATGAAGCACAACGTCATCCTTGTGGTGCTCGACGGCCTCAATTACGAGGTCGCCCGGCATGCCATGGGGCATCTCCAGGCCTACGCCGGTGCCGGGCGTGCGGCGCTGTACAAGCTGGAGTGCGAATTGCCCGCCCTGTCCCGTCCGCTGTACGAATGCATCCTCACCGGCGTACCGCCTATCGACAGCGGCATCGTGCACAACCACGTCTCGCGCCTGTCCAACCAGCGCAGCATTTTCCATTACGCCCGCGCCGCCGGCCTGACGACCGCAGCGGCGGCTTACCACTGGGTCAGCGAGCTATACAACCGTTCCCCCTTCATCGCGACCCGTGACCGGCACACCGACGACAAAGACCTGGCGATCCAGCACGGGCACTTCTACTGGAGCGATCATTACCCGGACACCCACCTGTTTGCCGACGCCGAAAGCCTGCGCCTCAAGCACGCGCCGAACTTTTTGCTGGTGCACCCGATGAATATCGACGACGCCGGCCACAAGCACGGCCTCGATACCGCGCAATACCGCAACAGCGCCCGCACGGCCGACATTATCCTGGCCGACTACCTGCAAGGCTGGCTCGATGCCGGCTACCAGGTGCTGGTAACGGCCGACCACGGCATGAACAACGATCGCTCCCATAACGGCCTGTTGCCAGAGGAGCGTGAAGTCCCGCTGTTTGTCCTCGGTGATGCCTTCAGCCTCGACCCCAAGGCCCAGCCCAGGCAAACCGATATCTGCGGCACCGTCTGCGCCCTGCTTGGTGTTGCCCACGAAAAACCTGTCTGCCAGGAGCTGTTGAAGTGA
- a CDS encoding ABC transporter substrate-binding protein yields the protein MKQLFLASLLGSTIAMCTAAMAADTDLKTLEAAAKAEGAVNSVGMPDDWANWRGTWEDLAAKYGLKHIDTDMSSAQEIAKFAAEKDNASADIGDVGAAFGPIAATKGVTQAYKPSTWEQIPDWAKDKDGHWALAYTGTIAFIVNKKLLHGSEVPTKWADLKTGKYKVSIGDVSTAAQAANGVLAAALANGGDEKNIQPALLMFADIAKQGRISLANPTIATMEKGEVEVGVVWDFNGLSYKAKMANPDDYVVLIPSDGSVISGYTTIINKYAKHPNAAKLTREYIFSDAGQINLAKGNARPIRAEHLTLPAEVQAKLLPNEQYKNVTPIKDPAAWEATSKGLPQKWQEEVIINMQ from the coding sequence ATGAAACAGCTTTTCCTGGCATCACTGTTAGGCTCGACCATTGCCATGTGCACCGCCGCCATGGCCGCTGACACCGATTTGAAAACCCTGGAAGCTGCCGCCAAGGCAGAAGGCGCTGTGAACAGCGTCGGCATGCCCGATGACTGGGCCAACTGGAGAGGTACCTGGGAAGACCTGGCGGCCAAGTACGGCCTCAAGCACATCGACACCGACATGAGCTCGGCCCAGGAAATCGCCAAGTTCGCCGCAGAAAAAGACAACGCCAGCGCCGATATCGGCGACGTCGGTGCTGCCTTTGGGCCGATTGCGGCCACCAAGGGCGTCACACAAGCCTACAAGCCCAGCACCTGGGAACAGATCCCCGATTGGGCCAAGGATAAAGACGGTCACTGGGCGCTGGCCTACACCGGCACCATCGCGTTTATCGTCAACAAAAAGCTGCTGCACGGCTCCGAAGTCCCGACCAAGTGGGCCGACCTGAAGACCGGCAAATACAAGGTCTCGATTGGTGACGTGAGCACCGCCGCCCAAGCCGCCAACGGCGTATTGGCAGCCGCCCTGGCCAACGGTGGCGACGAGAAGAACATCCAGCCGGCCCTGCTGATGTTCGCCGACATTGCCAAGCAGGGGCGTATTTCCCTGGCCAACCCGACCATCGCCACCATGGAAAAAGGCGAAGTGGAAGTGGGCGTGGTCTGGGACTTCAACGGCCTGAGCTACAAGGCGAAGATGGCCAACCCGGATGACTACGTGGTGCTGATCCCATCGGATGGCTCGGTGATTTCCGGCTACACCACCATCATCAACAAATACGCCAAGCACCCGAACGCCGCCAAGCTGACCCGCGAATACATCTTCAGTGATGCCGGGCAGATCAACCTGGCCAAGGGTAATGCGCGGCCGATCCGTGCCGAACACCTGACCCTGCCAGCCGAAGTGCAGGCCAAGCTGCTGCCTAACGAACAGTACAAAAACGTGACGCCCATCAAGGACCCGGCCGCCTGGGAGGCAACCTCCAAGGGCTTGCCGCAGAAGTGGCAGGAAGAAGTCATCATCAATATGCAATAA